GCGCACCGGTATGACCGTGCCGGCGCCGACGAACTGACCTTCCTCGACGTCACCGCCTCCTCCGGCAACCGCGACACCACGTTCGACGTCGTCGCCCGGACCGCCGAGGAGGTCTTCATTCCGCTGACCGTCGGCGGGGGCGTGCGCACCATCGCGGACGTGGACCGGCTGCTGCGCTACGGCGCGGACAAGGCCTCCATCAACACCGCCGCCGTCGCCCGTCCCGACGTGATTGACGAAATCACCCGGCACTTCGGCTCGCAGGTGCTGACGCTCTCCGTGGACGCCCGGCGCACGCACGACGGCGCCACGCCGTCGGGCTTCGAAGTCACCACCCACGGCGGGCGCACCGGGACCGGGATCGACGCCGTCGCCTGGGCGAAGGAGGCGGCCGACCGGGGCGTGGGGGAGATCCTGCTGAACTCCATCGACGCCGACGGCACCCGCGAGGGCTTCGACATCGAGATGATTCGGGCCGTCCGCGCCGCAGTCGACGTGCCGCTCATCGCCTCCGGCGGCGCCGGCAAGCCCGAGCACTTCCCGGCCGCCGTGATTGCCGGGGCCGACGCCGTCCTGGCCGCCTCGGTGTTCCACTTCGGCCCGGACGATGCGATCCACCAGGTCAAGCAGGCCATCCGCGACGCCGGGTTCGACGTCCGCTAGCAGCTGCCGGAAACCCCTCACGGTCGGCCCCGGCCGTGAGGGCGCGCGGGGCTGCTTCTCTTCTGCTGTGAGAGCGGATGAATGTGGCATGCTCACGTCCATGACTATGCCTACACGCCTGCGACCCGCCGAAGTAAGCGACCTGCCATTCATCCTCCGCCAGGAGCGCGAGTACATGGAGACCATCGAACCTGACGCACTCCTGGGGTGGCTGACAGTTCTCGACCAGAACCTCGAACTCTGGATCGATTGCCTTCCCAACACGCTCTTCTGCGTTGATGAAGACAGACACCCGCTCGGGTATGTGATGTGGAGCCTCGACGGTGACACCGCGACCCTGGTCTCGATCAGTGTCCTCGACGGCCGTCGTCGCCAAGGTCTCGGGCGGCTCCTTCTGGATGCGTTCGAGCAGAAGGCCAGCTCAGGCGGAGCCCGCGTTGTGGAACTCGGTGTTTACCGAACCAACCAGGCTCACCTGCTCTACCAGGCCGCGGGCTTTGAGGCCACGGGCCAGGACGGCGAATATGTGCTGTTCACCAAGAAGCTCAGCCCGGCCGACGAGGATAACCGGGTATTGCTGGGATGAGCGCGTAGGGACCGCAAGCAGCTCGAGCAGGAGTTAATCGCGGGCCTGGACGAGGTTGGCGAAGGGCAGCCGACCGTAGGACCGGACAAACTCCGCCTGGTACTTTGCGAGGGCCGGGTTGAGTGCGTCGGGCGGCAGTTCCTTCCACGCCACCAGAAGATCCTCTGCATCGAGCAGCTGCCAGATCAGCCGACCGTCCCAGTGCCCCGGCGGCTTTCCCCTGCCGAAGTCCACGAATTCGGAGATCTGCCGACGCAGACCGCGGTTGCCCTGGCTGCCGGCGCTGGCCTTGCCGAGAAACAGCACGTCGGCATCCGCCACCCACTCGGCGGCGAGCTCATCCCGGGACAGGGTTGGCTTCTTCTTTTTGAACACCCCGGCCGTGCTTTCCTTGCGGAACCGCGGTTCGAACCCCTCGGGCCGCAGCACGGCGAAAATGCCCTGACGTTGCGGGATCCGGTTGATGTCCAGACCGTCGATGGGCCGGAAACCGGTGAAGCCGTCATCCTTGAGTGATTTCTTGTTCAACGGGTTCGGGTTCCTAGCAGTGAAGTGGGGCGGGTGCCCATCAATGATATCCGGACGCCCCGGCTGTCGCACTCGGTAACCTTCGTGTTCACGGGCCACAATGGGTCCTGTTACTCCACGAAGGGATAAGCGTGCGCTCCACCGCCGGACCCGGCCTGCTTTTTGTGCTGGTCTGCGCCATGGGCGCCGGCCCGATGATGAACTACGGACTCTCCGCCACTAGCACTCTGATCATGGCGGACCTGCGGATCAGCGATGCACAGTTCGGACTTCTGGCCGCCACCTGTTTCGCCGGGGCAGCGGTGTCCTCCATGTGGCTGGGCCGGCTGAGCGACCGGATCAGCGCCCGCTCCCAGCTGCTGATCATGTTCGGCGGCACCGCCTTCGCCCTGGGCTTCGCCGCCTTGTCCGGTAACTATTTCTGGCTGCTGGCCGCCGTGCTGCTTTCCGGCCCCGCGCAGGCCATCTCCAACCCCACTACGAACCGGATCATCATCCACGCGGTCGAACCAGGTAAACGGCCCGGCTGGATGGGGATCAAGCAGTCCGGCGTGCAGGCCAGCCAGCTGTTCTCCAGTCTCTTCTTCCCGGCCGCCGCCCTGATCGCCGGATGGCGCGGGGCCGCCGTCGGCGCCGTCGTAGTCCTGCTCCTGCTGCTCGCGTACGCGTGGTACCGGTTGCCGCCCGAACCACGGCTCCCTGCACCGCGCGCCCCCGGGCAGCCCGCGGACCGGAAATTCCCCGCCGCGGTCTGGCTGCTGGCCGCGTTCGCACTGTTTTCCGGCGCCGGCATGCAGGCCACCAATGTCTACCTGCCCCTGTTCGCCCAGCGGGAGATCGGCTTTTCGCTGCTGATGGGCGGTGTCACGGCGGCGGTGGCCGGCGTCGTCGGCGTGACCTCCCGGGTGCTCTGGGGGCGGCGGATGGCCGACGGCGTCCGCGCCTCCACCCTGCTGCTGATCCTGGCTGCCGGTGCGGTCTGCGGTGCAGCCCTGCTCCTCGCTGCCGGACAGACCGGAGCGCCCGCGCTGCTGTGGTCCGGCGTCGTCTTCCACGGCGCTTCCGTGCTCGGCGTGAACGTGGTGGTGATGGCGGGCGTCCTGCGCGAGGTTCCCCGGGAGCGGGTGGGCGCGGCGTCCGGGGCCGTCTCGCTGGGCATGTACTCCGGTTTCGCGCTGGGCCCGCTGGCCATGGGCCTGCTGCTTCAATACTCCGGCGGCTTCCTCGCCGGATGGCTGTCCATTGGCGCGGCTTACCTGGTCTGCGGCGGCATCGGTCTGGCATACCGGCGGCTGGGCTCAAAGCGAGCCGGATCCGCCGTCGTCGGCACCCCGCGGAAATAAACGACGCCGGATCGGACTTGTGCTTTAAGTGCCCTATGGCACTGTTCCCCCACAGCTTGGAGAAATATGACAACCGCACGCGCCTACGCAGCCACCTCCGCCACCGATCCGCTGGTCCCCACCACGATCGAACGCCGCGAGGTCGGCCCGCATGACGTCCTCATCGACATCGCCTATGCCGGTGTCTGCCACTCGGACATCCACACCGTCCGCGGCGAATGGGGACCCATCGCGTACCCGCAGGTCGTCGGGCACGAAATCGTAGGCACCGTGGCCGAGGTCGGCACCGACGTCACCGCCCACAAGGTCGGCGACCGCGTAGGTGTGGGCTGCATGGTCAACTCCTGCGGTGAATGTGAAAACTGCCAGGCCGGCATGGAGAACTACTGCCTGAACGGCAATGTCGGTACGTACGCCAGCAAGGACCGCGACGGCACCATCACCCAGGGCGGCTACTCCACCTCCATCGTCGTGAATGACGGCTTCGTGCTCCGCGTTCCGGAAAGCATCCCGTACGAAGCAGCCGCTCCGCTGCTCTGCGCAGGCATCACCACCTACTCACCCCTCGCACACTGGAACGCCGGGCCGGGCAAGCGGGTCGCCGTCGTCGGCATGGGCGGACTCGGCCACATGGCCGTCAAGATCGCCGTCGCCATGGGTGCCGAGGTCACCGTGCTGTCCCAGACGCTGAGCAAGCAGGAAGACGGCCTTCGTTTCGGTGCCGAGCACTACTACGCCACCAGCGATGAGAGCACGTTCGAGAAGCTCGCGAACACGTTTGACCTGATCATCAACACGGTCAGCGCGCCGATCGATCTGCAGCAGTACTTGTCGCTGCTGCGCCTGGACGGCACCATGGTCAGCGTGGGTGCTCCGCCCGAGGCACTGCCCATCTCTGTCTTCACCCTGATGAGCAAGCGGCGCTCCTACGCCGCCTCGAACATCGGCGGCATCAGCGAAACCCAGGAAATGCTGGACTTCTGCGCCGAGCACAACATTGCCCCCGAGATCGAGCTGATCAAGGCCGAGGACATCAACACCGCCTACGAGCGTGTGCTGAAGTCCGACGTCCGCTACCGGTTCGTCATTGACGCGGCGACTATCTAATCCGTTAGTTGACAGCAGAGGCGCCCCTCCGTTTGGCGGGGCGTTTCTGCGTTAAGGTGTAGCCAGGTTTGGTGCGGGCAACGGGGGATGTAAGGGCAAGGTGGGTACCGGAGGAAACACCATCCGTGTAAAGCCGGCGTCAACCGCCGTAGTCACTGCCCGCCTATAATTGGGCACATGCCAATTCTGCGTCTCGAGGGCGCCATCTACGAACACCTGCCCGTCCCGCATCATGGAGCCGGACTGTGAGCGGGGGACTCGTTGCCCTGCTGGATGACGTTGCCGCGCTTGCACGCATAGCCGCGGCTTCCGTGGATGACATTGCTGCCGGAGCCGCGAAGGCGGGAGCCAAGGCTGCCGGCGTCGTCATTGACGATGCCGCCGTGACCCCCCAGTACGTATCCGGTGCCGACCCGTCCCGTGAACTCCCGATGATCAAGAAGATCTTCTGGGGGTCGCTCCGGAACAAGCTGCTGATCATCCTGCCGGCACTGCTGCTGATCAGCGCCTTCATTCCGGGAGTGATCCCGTTCATTCTCATGCTGGGCGGCACGTACCTCTGCTACGAGGGTGCAGAGAAGGTCTGGCACAAGTTCTTCGGCCACCACGAGGACAAGGAGGCGCCGGCGGTAGAGCGGGGGCCCGGCGCCGAGTCCAAGGTGGTCAAGGGAGCCATTACCACCGACTTCATCCTGTCCTGCGAGATCATGGTCATCTCCATGAACGAGGTGGGCGATGCGTCCATCTGGGCCCGCGCTGCCATCCTCGTGGTTGTGGCCATTGCGATCACCATCCTCGTGTACGGGGCCGTGGGGCTGATCGTCAAAATGGACGACATCGGCCTGCATCTCGCCAAGAAGGAATCGGCAGGCTCTCAGCGCCTCGGCGGACTCCTGGTGAAGGGCATGCCCGCCGTGCTGGCAGTCATCACCTTGGTCGGAACCGTCGCCATGCTGTGGGTAGGCGGGCACATTATGCTCGTCGGTGCCTCCGACCTCGGCTGGCACGCACCGTACGACCTGGTCCACGCCCTTGAACATCCGGTGGCCGGCCTTGCGGTTGTGGGCGGCATCCTGGGCTGGCTCGTGAACACGCTCTGTTCGGCCATCGTCGGACTGGCCTGGGGCCTGGTTGTCATGGCGATTCTGCACCCGCTGAAAAAGGTCCTGCCCTTCGGCAAGAAGGACGGACATGAGGACGGTGAGGCCAGGGCGGCAGCAGCCGGGCACAGTTCGGGGAAACCCGACGTCGACCCCGCCGGCTAACCTGGACTCCTGTCTCAGGGGCGGCCTCCTTTTGCTAAGGGGGCCGCCCCTTTTTGCGTGCGTGCGGGTTCTCTACAATCCAGTTGCAGACCAGGCGGCGTCAGGACCGCTCTCCACGCCGGAACGTGACATGCGTGGTGCCGCTCGGTGCTGACTCCGAGATGACCTGGCAGTCCGCCTCCAGGCCGCGCAGGTCATCCCAGAGCCGCACGCCGCGTCCCAGGATGATCGGCGCAATGCCGACGTGGAGGTCATCGACGAGGCCTGCCCGAAGGAAATCGCGCAAGGTCGACGCGCCCCCGCCGACCCGTACATCTCCGCCGCCGGCGGCCGCGGCGGCAGTATCCAGCGCCTCCTCGGGTGTTGCCGTGAGGAACTGGAAAGTGGTGCCTCCCGCCATCTCGAGCGGCTGCCGCGGCTCATGCGTCAGCACATAGACGGGCACATGGAAGGGCGGGTCCTCGCCCCACCACCCGCGCCAGTCCGGGTCATCAGGGTTCGCATGCAGCCCGAACATGCCTGCGCCCATGATCTCCGCACCGATGTCCTCGAAGTAGCGCTCGGCATAGCGGTCGTCGACGCCGGTGGTTCCCTCGCCGCTTTCGTCGTGCAGCACCCGCTGACGGAAGGTGCGGGTGGCGGCGTACGCGGCGGTGAGGCGCCCCCAGTCGTCGCCGAACGGGTTCTCCGGAGTCTGGTCCGTTGTTGTGGCGAAACCGTCGAGCGAGATATTCAGGTCAACGCGTACACGGCTCATGCGTATCTCCTAGTGGTGGTCGGCGAGAGAACCAGCGTGTCTGGGCCAGAGAATGCGCGGCGTCTCACGGCGCAGGCGCAGCACCGTTCGGCGCTGAAGTTTGGCATGGACACACGCCCAAGATCCAGAGAGGGCAGGCCGACTGTCAATACAGGTGCCCCAAATATCATGGCCCCGGCCGGAGGTTCTCCGTGACAAGCCGCTAGGCAGCGATGCCCTTCCCCGGTGCGTCTTCACCGTTGGTTGTACAGATAACGGGCTGATCCGGGTGTCTTCGCCGTTGGTTGTACAGATGACGGGCTTATCGGCGCGGAATGGGCCCCTTATCTGTACAACGAACTCTTAACCACAGGCGCTGGACCTGCCGCCAGCGGATTCGGGCACCCACCGGGTGTACAGGCTCGTTCGACGTTGATAGTGCAGTAGATGCTGCTTGGCCGGCTGGCGGGCAGCACCTACTGCACTATGAACCGGCAGAAATCCCGCGGAGAGCGCCGCGAACGGGATAACTGGAAAGCAACCAGCGCCGGAAAGCAGGAAGGGCGCACCGCAAACGCGGAACGCCCTTCCAACAACTAAAACCTAAAGCCCGATTTCCGCGCTCTCCAGCAGCGCGACGGCGTCGGGCTGGCCCTCGTACATCACCAGGGCATGCCCGGTGCGGCCGTGGGCGTGCAGCAGCAGCTCGCAGGGTTCGCCGACAATCGCCACCGAAACCGGAGCGCGCTTGGCCACATGCCGGGGGCCGTCCGGACGGACCAGCACAATGCCCAGGTCCACGCCGCGGTACAGGATGGCCGCGCGCTTGATCAGTTCGGCCCAGAGGGCGTCCGAATAGTCCGAGTCCAGGGCACGCGGCGCCCAGCGGTCGGAGGCACGCCGAATGTCCTCGGTGTGCACAAAGTACTCGCTGAGGTTGGCGCTGTTGTCCACGGATTTCAGGTGCATGGGGGAGAGGCGGGGCGGGCCGGCACGAAAGGCACGGACCAGTTTGGCGTAACTCTCAGTGGTGGACGCCTTCTGCGCGGTTTCCTCCAGCGCCTTGTCCGCGCGCGCGGCAAGGGGCTTGATGAACGTGCCCAGGGCAGCACTCATCCGGTGCTCGCGCAGATAGAGGTGAGCTGCGAGCTCCTTGGTCTGCCACCCCTCGCAAAGCGTGGGTGCATTGGGCCCGGCTGCAAGCAGCGTCTCGGCCAGGACTTCACGGGACGGATCAACAAAATGCATCACTGCTGAAACTAGCATGGAACCCGGTCTTTCGCCGGGGCTGCAGCCCCAAAAGAACGTGTTGGCGGCGTTTTTCCGCCGGGCAGTAGAATCGGTAGCGATGCTTCCCACACCTTCCCCCCAGAATCCGCCGGCTTCCCTCGATCCCGAGCTCAGCGCGTCATTGAAGCGCGACGACGCCGGGCTGGTGGCCGCCGTCATCCAGCAGTACGACACGAACCAGGTCCTGATGCTCGGCTGGATGGATGACGAGGCCCTGCACCGCACCCTCACCACGGGCCGGGTGACGTTCTGGTCCCGCTCCCGGCAGGAATACTGGCGCAAGGGGGACACCTCCGGACACGTGCAGTGGGTGAAGTCCGTAGCCGTTGACTGCGACGGCGACGCCCTGCTGGTCCGCGTGGACCAGGTGGGGGCGGCCTGCCACACCGGCACCCGCACCTGCTTCGACGGCCGTGAGCTGCCCGCCGTCGTCGGCGCCGCATAGACCCGCTCCACCCATCTCTTAGGGAAGAAGTAGGAACACCACCATGCAGGATCTAGGAGCCATCCGCCCCACCCTGGAGGAATTCCGGGCCCTGGCCGCCGACCGCCGGGTAATTCCCGTGCGCCTGACGGTCCTGGCGGACGCACACACCCCCATCGGCATCTACCGCAAGCTCACCAACGGCGAGGCCGGCACCTTCCTGATGGAATCGGCCGCGTCCGGCGGCGTCTGGTCCCGGTACTCCTTCATTGGCGCCCGGTCCCGCGCCACCCTGACCACGCTGGACGGCAAGGCGCACTGGCTCGGCGAACCGCCCGCCGGCGTCCCCGTGGACGGCAGCCCGGTCGAGGCCCTGGCCCGCACCGTGGAGCTGCTGGCCACCGACCGTTTCGACGAGCTGCCTCCGTTCACCTCCGGCATGGTCGGCTTTGTCGGCTGGGAAACCGTCCGGCACTGGGAGAAACTGCCCAACCCGCCGGCCGATGACCTGGACCTGCCCGAGATCGCGATGAACCTGGTCTCGGACATGGCCATCCACGACAACAGCGACGGCACCGTCACGCTGGTGGCCAACGCCATCAACTTCGACGGCTCCGACGAACGCGTGGACGAAGCATGGCACGACGCCGTGGCCCGCGTCCGCACGATGCTCGGCCGGCTCGCCGCACCCACCCCGCAGGCCGTGTCCGTGCTGGCGCCGGGAACCGCCGTCGACGTCGCCGCCAACGTGAAGGAAAGCTGGCCCAAGCCCGAATACACCCGGGCGGTGGAGCGCGGCAAGCAGGCCATCGTGGACGGCGAGGTCTTCCAGGTGGTCATCTCACGCCGCTTCGAGGCCGAATGCCGGGCCGAGGCGCTGGACGTCTACCGGGTGCTGCGCACCACCAACCCCAGCCCGTATATGTACCTGTTCAATTTCGAGGACGCGCACGGCAACCCGTTCAACGTGGTGGGCTCCTCCCCGGAAGCGCTCGTCACCGTGACCGGCCGGGATGTCATCACGCACCCGATTGCCGGCTCCCGGCCCCGCGGCAAGACCTCCGAACTGGACCGGGCGCTGGCCGAGGAACTGCTGGAAGACGAGAAGGAACGGGCCGAACACCTGATGCTGGTGGACCTGGCCCGGAACGACCTGTCCAAGGTCTGCCGCCCCGGCAGCATCGACGTCACCCAGTTCATGGAGGTGGAGCGGTTCAGCCACATCATGCACCTGGTCTCCACCGTCGTCGGCCGGCTCGCAGACACGTCCACCGCCTATGACGTGCTCGCCGCGACGTTCCCGGCCGGAACGCTGTCCGGCGCGCCCAAACCCCGCGCCCTCCGCCTGCTGGACGAAGTGGAACCGCACCGCCGCGGCATATACGGCGGCGTCGTGGGCTACCTCGACTTCGCCGGAGATATGGACATGGCCATCGCCATCCGCTCCGCATTGCTGCGCGACGGCAAGGCATACGTCCAGGCCGGCGGCGGCATCGTCAACGACTCGGACCTCGAAGCCGAAGCGCTGGAAACCGTCAACAAGGCGGCCGCGCCACTGCGGGCCGCCCTCCTCGCCGGATCGCTGGAGACCGTCCCGGCACCTCCCGCCGAAACCGACGCCGGCACCATCGCACAGGAAGCAGACAAGTGAGCACCACCACCCCCCGCTGGCAGCGCAAGGGCATCGTCATCATGGCGACCGTCCTGCTGGCGGCACTGGCCTTCGGCACAACCACCCGCACCTGGCTGAACGTCACCCTGCCCGCCGCGAACGTCGTCACGCCCGACGTCGCCGTCTCGGGCAGCGATGCCGCCACCGCCGTCACCGCGTTTGCCGTGGTGGGAGTGGCCGCCGCCCTGGCCGCAGGAATCGCCGGGCGGATTGCCCGCTGGATCATCGGCGTCATCATCGTGGTTTCCGGCGTGGGAGTGGCCGCAGCGAGCTCCCGGATCATCGCCGACCCCCTGCAGGGGGCGGCCGGAGCCATCGGCAAGGCCATCGGCGTCAGCTCCGCCGAGGGCACGCAGGTGGAACTGACACCCATGCCCTACGCCGCACTGGTCATCGGCATCCTCATTGCCCTCGCGGGTATCTGGCTCGCCCTCGCGGGCCGGCACTGGACGACGTCGCGCCGTTACGCCCCCACGGCGGAGCCGGACGGCGCGGCCACCGATGCCGATGCAGCCGGCACCGGCACCAGCCCGGATGTACGCAACCAAAAGGACGCCGGGGCAGGCCCGCCCGTCGATGAAATCGACAGCTGGGACCGGCTCACGCGGGGCGAGGACCCGACCGACCCCAAGTAGGTTTCCCCCCACAGCCACCAGATTGCGCCGAACACCGGCGCAATATGTGAAAGGGTTTCCTCCCAGTAATGGCAGAATGGAAACCAGATTCGTTAACGAGGAGATTCATCATGAGCACAAGCAGCACCGAACAGCACCTGGGAGCCGGCCAGGAAAACGAGGGCGAAAGCCACGCCAGCATCCACGATGAAACCATCGGGCACGGCAACACCCCCGCAGCCTGGACCTGCGTGCTGATTATGATCATCGGCGCCGCTGTGTCCTCCGTTGCCTACATCATGGCCAGCTTCGTCGGCTTCTTCGCCGGCATCGCCGTGATGCTGATCGGCCTGCTGGTCGGCTTCATCATGCGCAAGGCAGGCTACGGCGTCAACGGATCGAAGCTGAAGAACAGCAGCCACTGAGTGAGCGTTCTCGATGACATCATTGCCGGCGTTCG
This genomic stretch from Arthrobacter sp. zg-Y1110 harbors:
- the hisI gene encoding phosphoribosyl-AMP cyclohydrolase; this translates as MLPTPSPQNPPASLDPELSASLKRDDAGLVAAVIQQYDTNQVLMLGWMDDEALHRTLTTGRVTFWSRSRQEYWRKGDTSGHVQWVKSVAVDCDGDALLVRVDQVGAACHTGTRTCFDGRELPAVVGAA
- a CDS encoding HGxxPAAW family protein — protein: MSTSSTEQHLGAGQENEGESHASIHDETIGHGNTPAAWTCVLIMIIGAAVSSVAYIMASFVGFFAGIAVMLIGLLVGFIMRKAGYGVNGSKLKNSSH
- a CDS encoding N-acetyltransferase, which codes for MTMPTRLRPAEVSDLPFILRQEREYMETIEPDALLGWLTVLDQNLELWIDCLPNTLFCVDEDRHPLGYVMWSLDGDTATLVSISVLDGRRRQGLGRLLLDAFEQKASSGGARVVELGVYRTNQAHLLYQAAGFEATGQDGEYVLFTKKLSPADEDNRVLLG
- the hisF gene encoding imidazole glycerol phosphate synthase subunit HisF, which codes for MSVAIRVIPCLDVDAGRVVKGINFEGLRDAGDPVELAHRYDRAGADELTFLDVTASSGNRDTTFDVVARTAEEVFIPLTVGGGVRTIADVDRLLRYGADKASINTAAVARPDVIDEITRHFGSQVLTLSVDARRTHDGATPSGFEVTTHGGRTGTGIDAVAWAKEAADRGVGEILLNSIDADGTREGFDIEMIRAVRAAVDVPLIASGGAGKPEHFPAAVIAGADAVLAASVFHFGPDDAIHQVKQAIRDAGFDVR
- a CDS encoding anthranilate synthase component I; its protein translation is MQDLGAIRPTLEEFRALAADRRVIPVRLTVLADAHTPIGIYRKLTNGEAGTFLMESAASGGVWSRYSFIGARSRATLTTLDGKAHWLGEPPAGVPVDGSPVEALARTVELLATDRFDELPPFTSGMVGFVGWETVRHWEKLPNPPADDLDLPEIAMNLVSDMAIHDNSDGTVTLVANAINFDGSDERVDEAWHDAVARVRTMLGRLAAPTPQAVSVLAPGTAVDVAANVKESWPKPEYTRAVERGKQAIVDGEVFQVVISRRFEAECRAEALDVYRVLRTTNPSPYMYLFNFEDAHGNPFNVVGSSPEALVTVTGRDVITHPIAGSRPRGKTSELDRALAEELLEDEKERAEHLMLVDLARNDLSKVCRPGSIDVTQFMEVERFSHIMHLVSTVVGRLADTSTAYDVLAATFPAGTLSGAPKPRALRLLDEVEPHRRGIYGGVVGYLDFAGDMDMAIAIRSALLRDGKAYVQAGGGIVNDSDLEAEALETVNKAAAPLRAALLAGSLETVPAPPAETDAGTIAQEADK
- a CDS encoding dihydrofolate reductase family protein, translating into MSRVRVDLNISLDGFATTTDQTPENPFGDDWGRLTAAYAATRTFRQRVLHDESGEGTTGVDDRYAERYFEDIGAEIMGAGMFGLHANPDDPDWRGWWGEDPPFHVPVYVLTHEPRQPLEMAGGTTFQFLTATPEEALDTAAAAAGGGDVRVGGGASTLRDFLRAGLVDDLHVGIAPIILGRGVRLWDDLRGLEADCQVISESAPSGTTHVTFRRGERS
- a CDS encoding Trp biosynthesis-associated membrane protein encodes the protein MSTTTPRWQRKGIVIMATVLLAALAFGTTTRTWLNVTLPAANVVTPDVAVSGSDAATAVTAFAVVGVAAALAAGIAGRIARWIIGVIIVVSGVGVAAASSRIIADPLQGAAGAIGKAIGVSSAEGTQVELTPMPYAALVIGILIALAGIWLALAGRHWTTSRRYAPTAEPDGAATDADAAGTGTSPDVRNQKDAGAGPPVDEIDSWDRLTRGEDPTDPK
- a CDS encoding NAD(P)-dependent alcohol dehydrogenase, which translates into the protein MTTARAYAATSATDPLVPTTIERREVGPHDVLIDIAYAGVCHSDIHTVRGEWGPIAYPQVVGHEIVGTVAEVGTDVTAHKVGDRVGVGCMVNSCGECENCQAGMENYCLNGNVGTYASKDRDGTITQGGYSTSIVVNDGFVLRVPESIPYEAAAPLLCAGITTYSPLAHWNAGPGKRVAVVGMGGLGHMAVKIAVAMGAEVTVLSQTLSKQEDGLRFGAEHYYATSDESTFEKLANTFDLIINTVSAPIDLQQYLSLLRLDGTMVSVGAPPEALPISVFTLMSKRRSYAASNIGGISETQEMLDFCAEHNIAPEIELIKAEDINTAYERVLKSDVRYRFVIDAATI
- a CDS encoding MFS transporter, which gives rise to MRSTAGPGLLFVLVCAMGAGPMMNYGLSATSTLIMADLRISDAQFGLLAATCFAGAAVSSMWLGRLSDRISARSQLLIMFGGTAFALGFAALSGNYFWLLAAVLLSGPAQAISNPTTNRIIIHAVEPGKRPGWMGIKQSGVQASQLFSSLFFPAAALIAGWRGAAVGAVVVLLLLLAYAWYRLPPEPRLPAPRAPGQPADRKFPAAVWLLAAFALFSGAGMQATNVYLPLFAQREIGFSLLMGGVTAAVAGVVGVTSRVLWGRRMADGVRASTLLLILAAGAVCGAALLLAAGQTGAPALLWSGVVFHGASVLGVNVVVMAGVLREVPRERVGAASGAVSLGMYSGFALGPLAMGLLLQYSGGFLAGWLSIGAAYLVCGGIGLAYRRLGSKRAGSAVVGTPRK
- a CDS encoding TIGR03085 family metal-binding protein, encoding MHFVDPSREVLAETLLAAGPNAPTLCEGWQTKELAAHLYLREHRMSAALGTFIKPLAARADKALEETAQKASTTESYAKLVRAFRAGPPRLSPMHLKSVDNSANLSEYFVHTEDIRRASDRWAPRALDSDYSDALWAELIKRAAILYRGVDLGIVLVRPDGPRHVAKRAPVSVAIVGEPCELLLHAHGRTGHALVMYEGQPDAVALLESAEIGL
- a CDS encoding DUF808 domain-containing protein produces the protein MSGGLVALLDDVAALARIAAASVDDIAAGAAKAGAKAAGVVIDDAAVTPQYVSGADPSRELPMIKKIFWGSLRNKLLIILPALLLISAFIPGVIPFILMLGGTYLCYEGAEKVWHKFFGHHEDKEAPAVERGPGAESKVVKGAITTDFILSCEIMVISMNEVGDASIWARAAILVVVAIAITILVYGAVGLIVKMDDIGLHLAKKESAGSQRLGGLLVKGMPAVLAVITLVGTVAMLWVGGHIMLVGASDLGWHAPYDLVHALEHPVAGLAVVGGILGWLVNTLCSAIVGLAWGLVVMAILHPLKKVLPFGKKDGHEDGEARAAAAGHSSGKPDVDPAG